The segment CTCCCTGGCGAGGAGCGTGCAGAAAGCTGCGGGGCTGCCCGCAGCCAGCGCCAGCCCTGCCGCAGGCCATGCCTGCGCTGCGGCGCGTCAGCTGTTTCCAGGGCAGACGCAACCAGGAGCCGGAGTCAGTTCCCAGCAGCAAGGTCACCCTGTGCCATCCGCATCAGCAGCCGGAGCAGCGTGGCGGGAGCGATGCCATTCAGCACAGGACACCACGGGCCCGTGGAAAGACTCGTGGATCCTCACGGCACCAGGGCCGAGGGGTGCGGGCGGACTTGTGCTGAATGGCGGTTGCTCCAGCAGGACGGCAGGGACAGGCGCTCCCGGCAAAGCGAGGGGCTGCGGGAGAGCCGGGGGAGTGCGGCTGCACACACTCGTGTCCCCGGGCTCCTCCACGTGTCCGTGCACCGTGGCTCGGGGACAGCGGTGACGGACGGAGGGTGGGGAGGGTCTGCGGGGGCCGCGCTGTGGGGCAGCCCGGGGCACCCTCGGTGCCCACGCAGCAGCCGCTGCCCCGTCTCCCGCAGCTCCTGCCGGTCGCGCAGCCCACGGCCGCGGGTCCCAACCCCAACCGCAACCcagccccgcccgccgcggcgGCGATCCCGCCCCCGCCCGGGAGCCCTTGCGGCGGGGCGGTCGCGGCCATGCTGGCGGCGCGGGGCGCGGTGCGGCGGGGCCGCCTGCccgcgggggccgggccggTGCGGCTGCGCTCCCCCCCGCGCACCGTGGACCTGCGGAGCGACACGGTGACCCGGCCCTGCGCGGGGATGCGCCGCGCCATGGCCTGCGCCATCGTGGGCGACGACGACTACGGGGAAGACCCAACGGTCAATGGTGGGCGGCGGGGACGGGTTCCCCCGGACCCGACAGCGATGAGGGACCGACGCCCCCCGGTGgggtccctgcctgcagccccccagcccagAGCAAGGCTTAGGGGGCTGCGAGGGTCTGGGGGTGGCAGCCCGGACGTGGGGGGCTCCTGGCTGTCCCCCCACACTCACCCAGGGCCAACAGACACCCCCTAACCCCCCTGCTTttcccctgcagagctgcagcgcCTGGCCGCAGGGAtcctggggatggaggaggCTCTTTTTGTGCCCACGGCCACGATGGCGAACCTCATCGCCGGTGAGTGCCGAGGGTGTGCCCAGCCCTCcttcctgcaccccaggggGGCAGGTCACAAACCGAGGGACAGCTTTATGTCCCCATCGCACGGAGGGTGCAGAGGGCGAGGCCAGTCCCACTGCCCCGCGCTGCCCCGAGGAGAAACCCGCTTGCGCTCAGGAGGCTGCCCGGGCAGCTGCCGGGGAGAGCTGCGGGCAGCAGTCCAGCCTGACACTGGTGCATCTCCTTGGCCCCCTCCACCTCCAATCTGGAGCAGCACGCCGCCTCTCAGCCCCTGGAGCTGACCCAACCTCCCTCgccccctgctctgctccgtTAACCTTTACCCGGTTCATGTTCCTGCCCTCGCGCAAGCGGGGACTCGCTCCAGCCCAGCCATGTGTGTGCCCCAGGGAGGGGAGGCCGTGccccccagctgctcccccacctccagctgctgcaggcggCCCCcgtcccacagccccagcacccccggAGCCCCGCAGAGCACCCGCTGCCCGTGCCCCCCCTCACggcccctctccttcccagtgATGTGCCACTGCCAGCGCAGGGGGgggcagctgctcctgggccGGGCCGCGCACCTGCACGTCTACGAGCACGGCGGGGCCGCGCAGGTGGGTGCTGCCCCCCGGCGGCTCGGTGCTGCCCCCCCGCGGCCGCCGGCCGGGCTGCAGTTGCATCCCCCGCGTGGGCCCGGCCGTGGGGCAGAGCGGCGGCCGAGCGCACCGGAGCGGGTGGAGGGGCAGAGCGCCGGGGTCCCCGCACGCTGTGCCCGTCAGCCCTGCTCTCTGCCCTGCGCACAGGTCGCTGGTGTCCATTCCCAGGTGCTGCCGGACCTGCCAGATGGCACCTTCGacctggagcagctggagctgctcatcCGCGAGGCCCACGGCAGCCGGTACCACCCGCGCCCCGAGCTCATCTGCCTGGAGAACACGCACAGCACGGCGGGGGGCCGGGTGCTGCCTCTCCCCTACCTGCAGCAGGTGGGACCCGCAGCCAGCAGCTGGCAGGACCCGCAGGGACACCCAGGCCTTGCCGAGGAGCTCGGAGTGGAGCCCATGTTGGCACCAGGCACCCCGGGGgtccctcccagcccagctgctcctctgcctccccCAGGTCCGCGGGCTCGCTGACCGCTACGGGCTGCAGGTGCACATGGACGGGGCACGGCTCATGAACGCGGCGGTGGCCCAGGGTGTGAAGCCGGCTCAGATCACCCAGTACTGCGACTCCGTATCCCTGTGCTTCTCCAAGGTGTGCTCATATGGGGAGGGGTCCCCGGGTTCAGATGGGACCAGAGAAGCTGGGGCCTTGCCCTTGCTCAGGGGCATCGGGACCTTGCGGGCTGGGCCATCCCTGGGCACGTCCCCAGGAGGGGCGGGGGCAGCTGGGGTCACCACTCCGGGGGCTGCGCAGGGCCTGGGCGCCCCGGCCGGCGCGGTGCTGGCTGGACGCCGCGGGTTTGTCGCCGAGGCCTGGCGCGCGCGGAAGCTGCTGGGCGGGGGGCTGCGGCAGGCGGGCGTGCTGGCAGCCGCTGCCCGCGTCGGGCTGCAGCAAGCGGATGAGACGCTGCGCAGAGACCACGACAACGCCCGGCGCTTCGCTGAAGGTACTTGGGGCTCTTGGCATGCCGGGGGTACGGGAGGTACGGGCACCCGCAGCCTGATGCTGTCTGCCCACCCGTGCGGCTTCCACATGCTGCTGCATGGCTGGGTCCCATCCTGCGCCACAGCTCGGGGTGGGCCCGGCCTTATccccccacaccctgcaccagctggctctgctgggaaCAGCAGCGCGGGCGCCTTCTCCGGCAGCCGTGCTGATCTCCAGCAggccagggtgctgctggggtctCTGTCTGACTGGAGCGCCATGACGGTGCCGTGCCTGTCCCTGCGGTGCCCCTGGTGCTGCATGGGCGGAGGGCAAAGGGCTCACCCCCAGCCAGGACGCGGGGCAGGGTTTGGGCAGCACCGCAGCCTCCTCCACAGTGGCAGCTGATCACCCCTGCGTCCCCCAGGCATCTGGGAGCTGAACTCGCCCCTCTGCTCCATCAGCCTTGCGGCGGTGGAGACCAACATCGTGATGATGAACACCGGGGGGGGCTGGCTGTCCCCCCCAGAGCTCTGCGAGCACCTGCGGGCCGTGAGTGAGGAGGAGGTGGCCGAGACCGGCCAGGCTGTCAGTGTCCTGGTGTTCCCCTGGTCCGCGCACACCGTGCGTGCCACGTGGCACCGCGACGTCTCGGCCCATGACACCGAGCTTGCGAAGAACAAGCTGGCGTTTGTGGCCAGGAAGTGGCAGGAGAAGCTGGACCTGGGGCTGCGCCCGACCCCTCCAGGCGCAGGGGGAGCCTGAGCCTCCCGCAGCCCGGGGCGGCCGCTGGGAGCCTGGGGAGTCCCGGCCTGTCCCGGCAGCCAAGGGCTGGGACCAGCCCTGCGAGCTCCCGGCGCGTTCCCGCCTGGCTGCAGCGCAGCGTGCAGCCCCGggggagcccagcccagcccccgGCGAGacccccacacctcccagcagggacaggggacCCCACATCTCACACCGCCGCCCAGGCCCTCGGTGGCAGCGTCACCCGGCAAACCGCCCGAGCACCCTCTAGTCCTGTGCAGGAGCTTCATGTACAGTGGCGCTGCTGGGGACACAGATCCCAAGAGCTGGTCAGGGCACCAAATAAAGGTGTGCGGGCAGTGCTCTGGCCGTGCAGGGTGTTTTCTCCCAAGTGCACTCCTGACTGCAGCAGGGACATTGTCCCCAGGTCCCCATTGAGGGACAAGTTCTCCTGAGGACGTGAAGCATCTCAGCCGCAGGACCAGGGCCAAAGTTTGGATCTGCCCAGGACTGGCCCAAGGGCAGGAGCCCAGCCTGGCCCCGGCAGCTCCCCAGGGTGCTGCTCCGCCACCCCCAGCGGGCTGTGTACCCCGTCCCACAGCCTCCCCGCAGCCACAGGCGCTGGGCCtcctctctgcccagcctgtcaCATTCTGCACCGGCAAGTCCCCAGCTGTGCCGTGGGAAGAGCTGGGCCGGGCTCGGGTGGGAGCTCCGCGCTGGGAAAGAATCTGCAGCAGCCACGTCTGGTGTGTGCAGTCACACCAGCAGCCGTTGTTCCTGTTTGATTTTGTATTGGCATTAACCAGTTTAAAGGAAACCAAGGGAACAAACTTCATCGCCTGGGTGTCCAGAGCCCTGCAGACCCGGCAGCCCCGCACTGCAGACGGGCAGGAACACCCGGCAGAGGAACAACAGCCGGGCCAGAACCGGTGACAACgggtgctgcccctgcctggctgcaggcaggacGGGGCACAAGGGCACGGGGTGTCTGAAGGCAGCAGCCGCTGGAGCGAGAGCAGCAGCACGGGCAGGGCGCAGGCAGGGGGCGGGCAGGATGCGGGCACGGCGCAGGCAGGACACCGGCAAGGTGCGGGCAGGATGCAGGCAGGACACTGGCAAGGTGCGGGCAggatgcaggcagggtgcaggcaggacacaggcaggatgcaggcaggatgtgggcagggcgcaggcagggcaccggcagggcgcaggcagggtgcaggcaggacacCGGCAAGGTGCGGGCAggatgcaggcagggtgcaggcaggacacAGGCAGGGTGCGGGCAGGATGCAGGCAGGACAccggcagggtgcaggcagggcgcAGGCAGGCTGCCGGCCACTGTCATGCTGGCCTGCGGTTCCCAGCTTGGTTTGCTCCCGACATGCCATCAAGCTCTTGAAATCAAGTTCAGAATCACCTGGGATGAGGAACCGAGCCCTGTGAGGTGCCCGCCAGCCCGGCAGCCGCCGTGGCACAGCCGGCCTGCGCTGGTCCGGGCTGCGCTCAGAGCAAAGTGAGGACGGGAGCTGCTCCCCTACCTGGGTGAGGACATAGCTGTCCTCCGACAGCTTCTCAACGATGTCAAAGTGATCGACGCCGGCGAGGTCCAGCATGGAGACGGACCAGCCGGCTGCGCGCAGGGCCTGGGGGAGAGCGGCGCTGCTGGGAGGGACCCCGACCCCCATGTGCCGTccccgcagcagcagcaatgctgcTCTGATCATGGAATCGTAGGTACAGCACACGAGCTCCCCATCCAGCTCGGCAGGCCGGAGCGGTGCTGGGGCCTCACCTGCCCGTACTCCCGCGACTGCCGGCGGAACTCCGGGGAGTCGTGCTGGGCCACGGCCACCAGCACCTCACAGGCTGCAGGCGCTGCCGGGGGCACGCAGAGCAGGGGGCTGTTCCTGCAGGcaacctccctggggacaccacgggGGCAGCTGACTCGGAGCCTTGGTACGGCTTTGCCTGTCGAGCACCCGCGTCCTCGGCCGTGCTCCGGGTCGGGGCAGGTGGTGCCAGCAGCGcgggcaggggtgcaggcagggggtgcaggcaggggcagagccGCTGGTGCTGCCCGCAGCCTGGCCGTCCCTCTGCAGCCGCTGTCCCCGCAGTGTGGGGCTCACCGGCTCATGTTCAGCGCGTCGTTCACGTAGGTGTGCAGGATGGGCTCCAAGTCGTACACGCCGCtcaccagcacagctcctggGGGCGGAAGCGCCGGCGCTGAGGGGCCCTGCGGCTCCCCCCGCACAGCGCTGCCCCCACGAGTTCTCCTTGTGCCCACATCCCCGAGCCTCGGTGCGCGGCCGGCGGGCGCTCGACACGCACACCCAGGGCAGCTTGCCCGGGAGCCCGGAGTCCGGCAGTCCCAGCGTCCCTGGGCCGCGGCCGCCCGGGGCGGCTCGTCTCCTTGGCTCTGCGGccgcacagccccacagcagcagagactCATGACCAGCTCCCCTTCAGCTCCTGCGCCCGGACACGGCGGCGCTACCTTTGATATCCGGCACCACTCCATATCCTGTCCAGTCCGTGGACAACACCATGGCTGCCAGGTGGGCCCCTGCCGAGTGTCCACACAGGTAAATGCCCCTGGAGAGAAGGAGCCGTGAGCCAGCGCGGGCAGTGACGGTGGCTGCTGCCTCGGGACACCCCGCTCTGAGTGCGGCCGTAAGTGCCGCAGCCCAAATGCGGCAGCTCAAACATGTTTCCCAGCCCATCGACTGACACGTGGTGCAGTGACAAGGCAACACGGCCACAGGCCAAAAGGACCAAGGACACGAAGCCtgtgtcacagtgtcacagcaCAGGGCTTGCTCGCCCCCtcctgttgctgctgcagccacctccGTGCCCCAAACCACCCAGGAATCACACGGGCACAGTTTGCCGTGGAGGCCCCAGAGCGGCTGTCgcggggggcagaggggaccccGGGAGCTGCGTGGTGCCCACCTGGCTGCGGGGAACCGCTTCGCCAGGAAGACGACGCTGCGCCGCACCTGCAGCACCATGGCGTCCATGTGGCCTGCCCAGAGGGCAGAGTCGGGTGGGCACCGGGCCAGCGCGGGTGGCCGCAGCCCCCACTGGGCAGCACCTACCTCGGGGCGCCGTGTCGTAGCCCACGGCCACCAGCGCCACGCCCCGCGACACCAGCGGGGGGGCTGCGAACCCCGACTCCTCTTTACTGTGGGGACAGAAGCAGGCGGGCTGCGGGCTCGGCTCCGCTGGGGCAGCCCGGGAGCACCCCGAGCAGGCCCGGGGGTCGTGAGAAGGGGGGCAGGAAGAGCGGGCCGGGGGGTCCCTTCCCAAGGGATCCCCGCACCGACAGCGCCGCTCACCTCAGGCACTGCCAGTATCCGCCGTGGATGTAGAGCAGGACCGGGAAAGCTGCGAGCACAGCCCGGGGTGAGCGGGGGAACACGGccctgccccccccccgcccaccCAGCACCTACTGCCCGCGGCGTCCGCCGGGAGGTACATGTCCAGCTTCTCCCCGTCCCCGTCGCCGTAGGGGACGTGCAGCGCGGTCTGGGTGCCGGCCCGGGCCCGCCGGGTTCCTGCGGCGGGAGGGACGCgtcccgcggggccggggctgggaCACGGACACCGAGCGgcggcgccggccccgcccgctCACCTGCCGCCGTGGCCGCCATGTGGGCCTGGATGACGGCGTCGCTGCCCAGGCGGCGGGACCAGCGGCTGGGCGAGTACTGCTCCTCCAGCGCCTGCGGGCGGCACCGGctgcggcgggcggcggcgacGGGAGAAACGCAcccgcccgccccgggcccTACCTCCGCGGGCATGTCCCGCCATCCGCCCATGctgcggccgggccggggccggggccggggccggggccggggccggggccgatCCCGATCCCGATCCCGATCCCGATCCCGATCCCGatcccggtcccggtcccggtc is part of the Columba livia isolate bColLiv1 breed racing homer chromosome 18, bColLiv1.pat.W.v2, whole genome shotgun sequence genome and harbors:
- the LOC106145842 gene encoding uncharacterized protein LOC106145842, whose translation is MLAARGAVRRGRLPAGAGPVRLRSPPRTVDLRSDTVTRPCAGMRRAMACAIVGDDDYGEDPTVNELQRLAAGILGMEEALFVPTATMANLIAVMCHCQRRGGQLLLGRAAHLHVYEHGGAAQVAGVHSQVLPDLPDGTFDLEQLELLIREAHGSRYHPRPELICLENTHSTAGGRVLPLPYLQQVRGLADRYGLQVHMDGARLMNAAVAQGVKPAQITQYCDSVSLCFSKGLGAPAGAVLAGRRGFVAEAWRARKLLGGGLRQAGVLAAAARVGLQQADETLRRDHDNARRFAEGIWELNSPLCSISLAAVETNIVMMNTGGGWLSPPELCEHLRAVSEEEVAETGQAVSVLVFPWSAHTVRATWHRDVSAHDTELAKNKLAFVARKWQEKLDLGLRPTPPGAGGA
- the AFMID gene encoding kynurenine formamidase isoform X1 — protein: MGGWRDMPAEVGPGAGGCVSPVAAARRSRCRPQALEEQYSPSRWSRRLGSDAVIQAHMAATAAGTRRARAGTQTALHVPYGDGDGEKLDMYLPADAAGTFPVLLYIHGGYWQCLSKEESGFAAPPLVSRGVALVAVGYDTAPRGHMDAMVLQVRRSVVFLAKRFPAARGIYLCGHSAGAHLAAMVLSTDWTGYGVVPDIKGAVLVSGVYDLEPILHTYVNDALNMSREVACRNSPLLCVPPAAPAACEVLVAVAQHDSPEFRRQSREYGQALRAAGWSVSMLDLAGVDHFDIVEKLSEDSYVLTQVILNLISRA
- the AFMID gene encoding kynurenine formamidase isoform X2; its protein translation is MGGWRDMPAEALEEQYSPSRWSRRLGSDAVIQAHMAATAAGTRRARAGTQTALHVPYGDGDGEKLDMYLPADAAGTFPVLLYIHGGYWQCLSKEESGFAAPPLVSRGVALVAVGYDTAPRGHMDAMVLQVRRSVVFLAKRFPAARGIYLCGHSAGAHLAAMVLSTDWTGYGVVPDIKGAVLVSGVYDLEPILHTYVNDALNMSREVACRNSPLLCVPPAAPAACEVLVAVAQHDSPEFRRQSREYGQALRAAGWSVSMLDLAGVDHFDIVEKLSEDSYVLTQVILNLISRA